The Pantoea vagans genome includes a window with the following:
- the rimO gene encoding 30S ribosomal protein S12 methylthiotransferase RimO, whose amino-acid sequence MSHVKNPPRVGFVSLGCPKNLVDSERILTELRTEGYDVVPRYDDAEIVIVNTCGFIDSAVQESLEAIGEALNENGKVIVTGCLGAKVDQIREVHPKVLEITGPHSYEQVLSHVHTYVPKPEHNPFLSLVPEQGVKLTPRHYAYLKISEGCNHRCTFCIIPSMRGDLDSRPIGSVLDEAKRLVEAGVKELLVISQDTSAYGVDVKHRTGFWNGSPVKTSMVSLCEQLAKLGVWVRLHYVYPYPHVDDVIPLMAEGKILPYLDIPLQHASPRILKLMKRPGAVERTLERIKRWREICPELTLRSTFIVGFPGETEEDFQMLLDFLKEARLDRVGCFQYSPVEGATANQLPDQVPEEVKQERFDRFMQLQQKISSERLQEKIGREVLVIIDEVDEEGAVGRSMADAPEIDGAVYLNGDRQVKVGDVVRVKVEHADEYDLWGTRV is encoded by the coding sequence ATGAGCCATGTCAAAAATCCGCCGCGCGTGGGCTTCGTCTCACTCGGTTGTCCAAAAAACCTCGTCGACTCTGAACGCATCCTGACGGAACTGCGTACCGAGGGCTACGATGTGGTGCCACGCTACGATGATGCGGAGATCGTCATCGTTAACACCTGCGGATTTATTGATAGCGCCGTACAGGAATCACTGGAAGCGATTGGCGAAGCGCTGAACGAAAACGGCAAAGTGATTGTCACCGGCTGCCTGGGTGCCAAAGTGGATCAGATCCGCGAAGTACACCCTAAGGTGCTGGAGATCACCGGTCCGCACAGCTACGAGCAGGTGTTGTCCCACGTTCACACCTATGTGCCAAAACCTGAGCACAACCCGTTCCTCAGCCTGGTGCCGGAGCAAGGTGTTAAGCTGACCCCGCGCCATTACGCTTACCTGAAAATTTCTGAAGGCTGCAACCATCGCTGCACCTTCTGCATCATCCCATCAATGCGTGGCGATCTCGACAGCCGCCCGATTGGTTCCGTGCTGGATGAAGCGAAACGTCTGGTGGAAGCGGGCGTTAAAGAGCTGCTGGTAATTTCACAAGATACCTCAGCCTACGGCGTGGACGTGAAGCACCGCACCGGTTTCTGGAATGGGTCGCCGGTCAAAACCAGCATGGTCAGCCTGTGTGAGCAACTGGCTAAGCTTGGCGTCTGGGTGCGTCTGCACTACGTGTACCCATATCCGCATGTGGATGACGTGATCCCGTTGATGGCCGAAGGTAAAATTTTGCCTTACCTCGATATCCCGTTACAGCACGCCAGCCCGCGCATCCTGAAGCTGATGAAGCGTCCTGGCGCAGTGGAACGCACTCTGGAGCGTATCAAACGCTGGCGTGAAATTTGCCCAGAGTTGACGCTGCGTTCGACCTTTATCGTCGGCTTCCCGGGCGAAACCGAGGAAGATTTCCAGATGCTGCTCGACTTCCTGAAGGAAGCGCGTCTGGATCGCGTCGGCTGCTTCCAGTACAGCCCGGTTGAAGGCGCAACCGCCAACCAGTTGCCGGATCAAGTGCCAGAAGAGGTGAAGCAAGAACGTTTCGACCGCTTTATGCAACTGCAGCAGAAAATCTCCAGCGAGCGTTTGCAGGAGAAAATCGGCCGCGAAGTGCTGGTGATCATCGATGAAGTCGATGAAGAAGGTGCGGTTGGCCGCAGCATGGCCGATGCCCCTGAGATTGACGGCGCCGTTTACCTGAATGGCGATCGTCAGGTCAAAGTGGGTGACGTGGTCCGTGTGAAAGTGGAACACGCTGACGAGTACGATTTGTGGGGTACGCGCGTTTAA
- a CDS encoding DUF4385 domain-containing protein, giving the protein MKPFDYEQDFNNIDFRQQPERYQVGRGEQGVLMVEPYKSEILPFWRFRTVELAQESSVQIMQLFEDYRAQDDFIGMDMARKFIQMGYTRARRYSNHKGGRKYDAEGKELPRTTEKEKAAAAAIFKSCWDRIRADTDYLARKRAHQQQYG; this is encoded by the coding sequence GTGAAACCCTTTGATTATGAGCAAGACTTTAACAATATCGACTTTCGACAACAGCCAGAGCGCTATCAGGTGGGGCGGGGTGAGCAGGGCGTGTTGATGGTTGAACCTTATAAGAGTGAAATCCTGCCTTTCTGGCGCTTTCGTACGGTTGAGCTGGCGCAGGAGTCCTCGGTACAAATCATGCAACTGTTTGAAGATTATCGCGCCCAGGACGATTTTATTGGCATGGACATGGCACGCAAGTTCATTCAGATGGGTTACACGCGCGCACGCCGTTACAGCAATCATAAAGGCGGGCGAAAATATGATGCGGAGGGGAAAGAGCTGCCGCGCACCACGGAAAAAGAAAAGGCCGCTGCGGCGGCCATTTTCAAATCATGCTGGGATCGGATTCGAGCTGACACGGATTATCTGGCGCGCAAACGTGCGCACCAGCAGCAGTACGGTTAA
- a CDS encoding serine hydrolase produces MRKNSVTSALRPLAATSLLVLFLPVTTQAEQAPAAPQIEAKAWILMDYNSGKVLAESNADQRLDPASLTKMMTSYVVGQALKAGKIHNDDLVTIGQDAWATGNPKLRGSSLMFLKPGDRIPVSELNKGVVIQSGNDACIALADYVAGSQDSFIGLMNNYVKAFGLQNTHFMTVHGLDAEGQYSTARDMAIIGQRLISDVPEEYALNSEKEFTFNHIKQMNRNRLLWSSNLKVDGIKTGHTSGAGNNLVASAVDGDMRLISVVLGTQTDAIRFRESEKLLTWGFRFYETVTPIKADKPFAQQRVWFGDHSQVNLGVAKDAAITVPKGQMKNLKASFTLNSPQLEAPLQKNQVVGTIDFQLDGKTIDQRPLVVMEDVPEGGFIGRIWDFIMMKFNGWFGKWFN; encoded by the coding sequence ATGAGAAAAAACTCCGTCACTTCTGCCTTGCGGCCGCTGGCTGCCACTTCATTATTAGTGCTTTTCCTTCCAGTCACCACTCAGGCTGAACAGGCACCTGCTGCTCCACAGATTGAAGCCAAAGCCTGGATTTTAATGGACTATAACAGCGGGAAAGTGCTGGCAGAGTCCAATGCTGATCAACGCCTCGATCCCGCCAGCCTGACCAAAATGATGACCAGTTATGTGGTTGGACAGGCACTGAAAGCGGGCAAGATACATAACGATGACCTGGTGACCATTGGTCAGGATGCCTGGGCAACCGGCAATCCAAAACTGCGCGGCTCATCGCTGATGTTCCTTAAACCGGGTGACCGCATTCCGGTTTCGGAACTGAATAAAGGTGTAGTGATTCAGTCAGGTAATGATGCCTGTATTGCGCTGGCGGATTATGTTGCAGGCAGCCAGGACTCGTTTATCGGTCTGATGAACAACTACGTTAAAGCCTTCGGACTGCAAAACACCCATTTCATGACCGTGCACGGTCTTGATGCGGAAGGGCAGTACAGCACCGCGCGTGACATGGCCATCATTGGTCAGCGTCTGATCAGTGACGTGCCGGAAGAGTATGCGCTAAACAGCGAAAAAGAGTTCACCTTTAACCATATCAAGCAAATGAACCGCAACCGCCTGCTGTGGAGCAGTAACCTGAAGGTCGATGGTATCAAAACCGGGCACACTTCTGGCGCAGGTAACAATCTGGTGGCCTCTGCGGTGGATGGCGATATGCGTCTGATTTCAGTGGTGCTGGGCACGCAAACCGATGCGATTCGTTTTCGTGAGAGCGAGAAACTGCTGACGTGGGGCTTCCGTTTCTATGAAACGGTGACGCCAATCAAAGCCGATAAGCCGTTTGCTCAACAACGTGTCTGGTTTGGCGACCACAGTCAGGTCAATCTGGGAGTCGCTAAGGATGCGGCAATCACTGTGCCGAAAGGCCAAATGAAAAACCTCAAGGCGAGCTTTACCCTGAATTCGCCGCAACTGGAGGCACCGCTGCAGAAGAATCAGGTGGTGGGCACCATTGATTTCCAACTGGATGGAAAAACGATTGATCAACGTCCGTTGGTGGTGATGGAGGATGTACCAGAGGGTGGCTTTATTGGCCGCATTTGGGACTTCATCATGATGAAATTCAACGGCTGGTTTGGTAAGTGGTTCAATTGA
- a CDS encoding DUF3313 domain-containing protein, which translates to MRFRLYIPALTLAMLAVGCTSHVADKQQFSGFLGDYSQLKPAQSPSGKPTLRWISPDYHSADYTNVVFEPVVYYPAARPTERISQQTLDQIRQYTDAQLKKAVSERKPVVGKPGAHTLRVKSAITAVSAENEGVQFYEVVPIAAVVASTMAATGHRTQNSALFLEVEAVDAQTGKPMIKVVRKAFGKSLPNNSTPITLNDLRPGIDEMVRDVVAFSAP; encoded by the coding sequence ATGCGATTTCGTCTTTATATTCCTGCTTTAACGCTGGCAATGCTGGCCGTGGGCTGTACCTCTCATGTTGCCGATAAACAGCAATTCTCTGGGTTCCTTGGCGATTACAGCCAGTTAAAACCGGCGCAGTCGCCCAGTGGAAAGCCGACGCTACGCTGGATCTCCCCGGATTACCACAGCGCGGATTACACCAACGTGGTGTTTGAACCGGTGGTCTATTATCCCGCCGCGCGCCCTACCGAACGAATCAGTCAGCAAACCCTCGATCAGATTCGCCAGTACACTGACGCTCAACTAAAAAAAGCGGTGTCAGAACGTAAACCTGTGGTGGGCAAGCCAGGTGCGCACACCCTGCGTGTGAAAAGTGCAATCACGGCGGTGAGTGCCGAAAACGAAGGGGTGCAGTTCTATGAAGTGGTACCAATTGCTGCTGTGGTGGCCAGCACCATGGCGGCCACAGGGCACAGAACTCAAAACAGTGCGCTGTTCCTGGAAGTGGAAGCGGTGGATGCCCAAACTGGGAAACCGATGATCAAGGTGGTGCGCAAGGCGTTTGGTAAGTCACTGCCTAATAACAGCACCCCAATTACCCTCAATGACTTACGTCCCGGCATCGACGAGATGGTGCGCGATGTTGTGGCTTTCTCGGCTCCTTAA
- a CDS encoding HAD family hydrolase: MDLAVFDLDETLICEDSTSLWLRWLVSQGFAPEAVISQEQALMEKYHAGTLSIEEYMSTTLAPLAGMATLTVEGWVRRFIHRDILPRVFPAARERIDWHQKRGDTVMIITASGDHLAVPIAQRLGVHGALAIGVEVVDQRYSGQIYGTATYREGKVTRLSDWKALQHDQRYERTWAYSDSMNDLPLLAHADHAWVINPNAQLQQEAQQRGWEVRNWVR, encoded by the coding sequence ATGGACTTAGCCGTTTTCGATCTGGACGAAACCCTGATTTGTGAAGACAGTACCAGCCTCTGGCTGCGCTGGCTGGTTTCACAGGGGTTCGCACCCGAAGCAGTCATTTCGCAAGAGCAGGCTCTGATGGAAAAATATCACGCCGGCACCCTGTCAATTGAAGAATATATGAGCACCACTCTTGCCCCTCTCGCCGGTATGGCGACCCTGACCGTTGAGGGCTGGGTGCGTCGTTTTATCCATCGCGACATTTTACCTCGCGTTTTCCCTGCCGCACGCGAACGCATCGACTGGCACCAGAAACGCGGCGATACCGTGATGATCATCACTGCCAGTGGCGACCATCTGGCCGTTCCGATTGCGCAGCGTCTGGGTGTACACGGGGCACTGGCCATCGGTGTAGAGGTCGTGGACCAACGCTACAGCGGCCAGATTTATGGCACAGCGACCTACCGTGAAGGCAAGGTCACACGCCTGAGTGACTGGAAAGCCTTGCAGCATGATCAACGTTATGAGCGAACCTGGGCTTACAGCGACTCAATGAATGATTTACCACTGCTGGCCCACGCCGATCATGCCTGGGTGATTAACCCCAATGCGCAGTTGCAGCAGGAAGCGCAGCAGCGCGGCTGGGAAGTGCGCAACTGGGTGCGTTAA
- a CDS encoding carbonic anhydrase produces the protein MQEIVKGFLNFQQNVFPERKDLFKSLASNQNPKALFISCSDSRLVPELVTQSEPGQLFVIRNAGNIVPPFGPEPGGVSATIEYAVVALGVTEIIICGHSNCGAMNAIAANADLESMPAVDHWLHYANAAKAVVEERKYESVETRLNEMVKENVIAQLNNIKTHPSVAVALRKGKIRLHGWVYDIESGGIIALTKGGESFISLSENPETCFE, from the coding sequence ATGCAAGAGATCGTCAAAGGTTTTCTGAATTTTCAACAGAATGTGTTCCCTGAAAGGAAGGATCTTTTCAAAAGTCTGGCTTCAAACCAGAATCCCAAAGCGCTGTTTATCTCGTGCTCAGACAGCCGTCTGGTGCCCGAATTAGTCACGCAATCTGAGCCCGGTCAACTGTTTGTGATCCGTAACGCCGGGAATATCGTGCCGCCGTTTGGTCCTGAACCGGGCGGTGTCTCTGCCACCATTGAGTATGCGGTGGTGGCACTGGGCGTGACTGAAATCATCATTTGCGGCCACTCGAATTGCGGTGCCATGAACGCGATTGCAGCTAACGCCGACCTGGAAAGCATGCCTGCGGTCGATCACTGGCTACATTACGCCAATGCGGCAAAAGCTGTGGTGGAAGAGCGCAAGTATGAATCAGTAGAAACCCGTCTCAACGAGATGGTGAAAGAAAACGTTATTGCTCAGCTGAACAATATCAAAACACACCCTTCCGTGGCGGTAGCGCTGCGTAAAGGCAAAATTCGCCTGCATGGGTGGGTTTATGATATTGAGAGCGGCGGTATTATCGCCCTGACCAAAGGCGGTGAATCGTTTATCTCACTTTCAGAAAATCCAGAGACCTGCTTCGAATAA
- a CDS encoding PQQ-dependent sugar dehydrogenase, producing MRLLPVALLLGVFSYPSFTHAAEVQVQVLQDKLDHPWSVAFLPDNQTLLITERSGQLRSWQPGTGLSQPISGVPKVWANRQGGLLDVVLAPDFAQSRRVWLSYTTANAEGRAGGVVGYGRLSDDNRQLNDFKEVLEQTPKLSSGANIGTRLAFDHQGYLYIAFGDNFASSSAQQLDKLSGKIVRLTQNGEIPSDNPFVHRKDARPEIWSYGMRNPQGLAFNPWTQQMWESEHGPRGGDEVNLPEKGKNYGWPLATYGIDYSGQKVPEAQGTHVAGTEQPLFWWKVSPAISGMAFYNSARFPQWKNSLFIGALKEKSLIRLRVNGEKVVEEQRLLQDRGERIRDVRQGPDGFLYVLTDEANGKLLKVGLADAANPPRG from the coding sequence ATGCGTTTACTGCCCGTCGCGCTACTGCTTGGCGTATTCAGTTACCCCTCATTCACTCATGCTGCAGAGGTCCAGGTTCAGGTGTTGCAGGATAAGCTCGACCACCCTTGGTCTGTGGCGTTTCTGCCTGACAATCAAACCTTGCTGATTACTGAACGTTCCGGGCAGCTGCGCAGTTGGCAACCGGGCACCGGGTTATCGCAGCCCATCAGCGGGGTGCCGAAAGTCTGGGCCAATCGTCAGGGTGGATTACTGGATGTGGTGCTGGCGCCCGATTTCGCCCAAAGCCGTCGCGTGTGGCTCAGTTACACCACGGCAAATGCTGAAGGGCGTGCCGGCGGCGTGGTGGGGTACGGGCGGCTCAGCGACGATAACCGTCAGCTAAACGACTTCAAAGAGGTACTGGAGCAAACACCTAAACTCTCCAGTGGTGCCAATATCGGCACGCGCCTGGCGTTTGATCATCAGGGATACCTCTATATTGCTTTTGGTGACAACTTTGCCAGTAGCAGTGCCCAACAGCTGGATAAGCTGTCTGGAAAAATCGTGCGTCTGACACAGAATGGCGAGATCCCGTCAGATAACCCCTTTGTGCATCGCAAAGACGCCCGCCCAGAGATTTGGTCCTATGGCATGCGCAATCCACAGGGCTTAGCGTTCAATCCGTGGACGCAGCAAATGTGGGAGAGTGAGCACGGCCCGCGTGGCGGCGATGAGGTGAACCTGCCAGAGAAAGGCAAAAATTACGGCTGGCCATTGGCCACCTACGGTATCGATTACAGCGGTCAGAAGGTGCCAGAAGCCCAGGGAACCCATGTCGCCGGGACTGAACAACCGCTGTTTTGGTGGAAAGTCTCTCCGGCCATCAGCGGCATGGCGTTTTACAACAGCGCACGTTTCCCACAGTGGAAGAATTCGCTGTTCATTGGTGCTTTGAAAGAGAAAAGCTTAATTCGCCTGCGGGTGAATGGTGAGAAAGTGGTTGAGGAGCAGCGCTTGTTGCAGGATCGTGGTGAACGCATCCGCGATGTGCGCCAGGGGCCAGACGGTTTTCTCTATGTGCTAACAGATGAGGCTAACGGAAAACTGTTAAAAGTGGGGCTGGCAGACGCGGCCAACCCCCCTCGCGGTTAA